GCTTCCGTATGAACACCGTGTTCCCCGGCTACCATTTCCAGAACAACACCGGGATAACGTTCAGCGACAGCACCATTATTCGCAGCGGCACCAGCCGCGACCTCTACAACGGTGAGCGCGGCGCCATCGACCTGGAGGCCTCCAACGACGCGATCCGCAATGTGACCGTATCGCGGGTGGCGATCTACGACACCCAGCGCAGCGCCATCCAGGTGGGTTACGGCGGTGGTTTTGAAGGCGTCGTATTCAACGATATCGCCATTGACGGCACCGGCCTCGATGGCATCACCACCTCGCGCTTCTCCTCGCCGCACCCGGGGGCTGCCTTCTACTCCTACACCGGTAACGGCACCGTCACCATCAACAACTGGACCACGGCGAATATTGCCAATCCGGACACCATCTTCATTCAGCCCGGTTTCAACCTGATTATTCAGTAACCGGGTCTCCCTTCTCCGCCGGCCGGGGCCAACACCCCCCGCCGGCGGCTTTTTTCCCCTCTCTCATCAAAAGGTCGCGGTGTACATCCCCGCGGGAGCCGTTATTATCGGGAGATAACCGCTGCCGGGCGGACAGATAAGAGAAGCACTTTGTCCCTGCCGAGTAACGGAGGCCGGGGCGGCCCTGCTACCGGGGGAAGTTTGCGGGACACGCTGTGAATACGTCCCTGTACGCTCGTAATCGGCATCCATGCCTCATACGGTCCCGCAAACTCCCCCCGGCAGCAGGGCCTTCGCATCTGACTTGAGCACTCTATTCCGACGGAATGGGTAGCCGTAATTCGAATAATAACGAGATGAGAAGAAAACCATGACCGGCATCAAGGAGATCGCCAAGGCGGCGAATGTTTCCCCCGCCACCGTGTCGCGCGTGCTGCGCAATCCGGAACTGGTGGCGGAGGCCAAGCGCAATCAGGTGCTCGAAGTGATCAAGCGCACCGGTTATACCCCCAATAGCCTCGGCGTCAGTCTACGTAAATCCAAGACCTACAACCTGGTGGCGATCATCCCCGACGTGATCAGCGCATTCAATTACCCGGTCATCCGCGCCATGGAGAGTATCGCGCTGGAGAATGGCTACTCGCTGCTGCTCGGCGATACCCAGGAGCTGGAGAGCCGCGAGCGCTCCTTTGCCGCCATGGTGCGCTCGCGCCAGGCCGACGGCATCCTGCTGTTCTGCGCGCGGCTGCCTTTCGACGTGGACCCGGAACAACCGCTGGCGGATCAGCTGCCCCCCATCGTCAACGCCTGCGAGACGGTACCCTTCGAGGGGCTGCCCAAAGTCAATATCAACAATATGGCCGCAGCCGAAGATGCGGTGGATTACCTGCTGTCTCTCGGCCATCGCCGTATCGGCGTTGTCGCCGGCAACATGACCGTACCCAGCACCCGCGACCGGCTCGACGGCTACAAGCGCGCGCTCTATCGCGCCGGTATTCCATTCGACAAAGACCTACTGGAAGTGGGCGACTACGGCCTGGAAAAAGCCGCCCAGGCCACCCGCAACCTGGTCGCGCGGGAAAACCGCCCCAGCGCGATTTTCGCCTTCAGCGATGAAATGGCGATGAGCTGTATGTCCACACTGCACAGTCTCGGCTACCGGATCCCGGACGATTTTTCGGTGATGGGATTCGACAACATCTCCTACGCCAATTATTGCTATCCCTCGCTAACGACCATTTCCCAACCGATGACCGAGATCGGTATCGCCTGTATGGAGCTGCTGTTACCGCAATTGAACGGCGAAAAAATGCAGCCCTGTAACCGCATGCTGCCGCACAAACTAATCGTGCGCGCCAGCACCGGGCCGGCGCCGCAGTAAACGCCGCGGCCGCGCGCCGCACTGCCTTAGTTCGCAGCGCCCCCTCTCCGCTGTCACGCCTCTGTTCCCGGCACCGACGCCTGCGCGTTCGCATATCGCCAAAATACAAATTGTCGTGCATGTCGTCGGCACCTAACCCCTCGCGCTGACACCTAAAAAATATGTACTAGCCTTTACCGGCATAAGGAGTTTGTTCCATAGTCTCAACGGATTGAAGAATAAATGCGACACGTTATACCGGTCTCGGCATTTGCAATTTCTCTCGGCATCTTGAGCGCCTGCAGTGTCACCCCCACCCCGGTTGATCAGGCCAGTATCGAGGAGCGGGTCGGCGCCGACTGGCAGACCGCCTTTGGCGCGCAGCAGCCCATCAGCGGACCCATCTCGCTGAACGAGGCCATCGCCCGCGCTATTGCCTACAACATGGACAATCGCCTGAAGCTGATGGAAGCGGTGGTCGCCAACCGCTCGCTGAAGCTGTCGCGCTGGGACATGCTGCCGGAAATCGCTGCCGACGCCGGCTATTTCCACCGCAACAAACAGCACTTCGCCAGCAGTGAAGACGTCAACGGCAACCAGTCCCTGGCCCAGTCCACCTCGCTGGACAAGACCTATCGCACCGCCGGGCTCGACCTCTACTGGAACGTACTCGACTTCGGCATCAATTACCTTGCCGCCAAACAGTCCGCCGATGGCGTGATGATTGCCGTGGAGCGCCAGCGCAAGCTGATGCAGAACGTGATCATGGACGTGGAGTACGCCTACTGGATGGCACAGGCGGCTCAACGCGCCGAAGCGCAATTGCCGACACTGATCGAGCAGACCCGGCGCGCCCTGTCCAGCTCGCGCCAGAGTGCCGAGCGCGGCCTGCGCAAGGCAGAGGCCAGTCTCAGCTACCGGCGCGAATTGTTGGAGCAGCTGCAGCAACTGGTAGAGCTGCAGAGCCACATGTACGAATCCAGGCGCGAACTGGCTTCGCTGATGGGGCTGCCGCCCGGCACCGACTACCGCGTCGCCAACACCCGGCACAGCGCCGCGATCCGCAGCCCCTTCGCCAGCATGGACCTCCAGCAGCTGGAACAGTATGGCCTGCGCAACCGCCCGGAACTGCTCGAGGAGGACTACCGCCGGCGCATGGCCGTGGACGAACTGCGCAAGTCGTGCCTGCAGCTGCTGCCGGGCCTGGAACTGCACACCGGCTACCGCTACGACTCCAACAGCTACCTCCTTTATAACGACTGGGGCGAGAGCAGCCTGCGCCTGACCTGGAACCTGCTGCATTCGGTGATCGCCGGGCGCGATGAGGTTGGCTATGCGCGCGACAATATCGCGCTCGGCGACGTGCGGCGCGCGGCGCTGACCGTCGCGGTGTTGACCCAGATCGACCTGGCCAAAAGCCACCTGAGCCGCGCGCAGCTCAACTATCAGTACGCGCAGGAAATCGCCGACATCGACGGCCAGATGGCCAAGCAGACCCGCGCGCGCTGGAAATCCAACCAGGGCAGCGAGCTGGAGAGCATCAAGGCTGCCACCCAGGATCTGGTTTCCAGCGTGCGTCGCGACGTCAGCTACGCCGACTGGCGCAATGCCAGCGGCAAGCTCGGTAACTCGGTCGGCTTCAGCCCCGAGTACTACATCGACTATCGCCAGCCGCTGGAGCTGATCGAGCAACAGGTCGCCGACCTGCGCTCGTCGCAGGCCAGCATGGAGCTGTTGCCGGAGGGCGGCTATTCCCCCGTCGGCGTCAAGCAGCGCGAGAGCGTTATCAGTGACGATCCGCAAGCAGCCAGACACTGGTGATCGCCATGGGCAATATCCGCACCCTTTGTCTCGCACTGCTGGCGGCGGTGCCGCTGCTCGCCGGTGCACAGGCACCCGCTGAGACCGCGGGCGACTATGCCGATGGCAGCGGCGCGCCGGCCAAGCTCAGCGCCATCCACCGGGTCAAACTATCCAGCGATCTTGCCGCCGTGATCACCGCAGTCAAAGTCCGCGACGGTGACCACTTCAAGCGCGGCGACCTGCTCGCCAGTTTCGACTGCACCGAACTGCGCGCCGAACTGGACAGCGCGGAGGCCCAGCGCAAGATAACCGCGCGCCAGCACGACTCCAACCTGGAGCTGCGCCGCATCGGCGGCAATATCAGTCAACTGGAGCTGCTGCAGGGCGAAGCGCAGCTGGCCGATGCCACCGCCAAGGCCAAAGTGCTCAAACACCGCAGTGGCAACTGCGAAGTGCGCGCACCGTTCGACGGTTTCGTCATCAAGCGCGAGGTGCAGCCCTACCAGCGCGCCGAAGTCGGTATGCCGCTGTTCGAACTGGTCGACAACCGCAAGCTGGAGGTCGAGGCGATAGTACCGTCCACTTGGCTGAGCCAGCTCCGCGCCGGGCGCAAATTTCGCGTGCGCATCAACGAAACCGGCAGTACTTACCAGGCACAGTTGCAGCGCATCGTGCCGGCGGTGGACCCGGTTACGCGCACCGTGCGCGTTATCGGCATTATCGAAGCGCCGGGAGCGCTGCTGATCGGCGGCATGAGCGGCGAAGCCCTGTTCGATATTGACGCCACAGAGCCGGCGGCCGTTGCCGGAGTCACGCAAAGTGAGCGCTAGCGCCCCACCCGGCCTGCTGGAAAAACTCAACGCCTTCCTGGCGCTGGAAAAACGCCTGCGCGGCGCGCGCAGTGTCGCGGAAATAGCCCGTATTGCCTGCTGCGACTGCCAGGCGCTGCTGCGCGTGGACAGCTGCGTGTATTTTCGCAAGCCGGACCTGAGGGCTCTGGCCGCGGCCAATGTCGCTGACGTCGACAACACCAGCGCGGAAATACACCACTTTCGCAGCCTGCTGCGCGGCCATGCACCCGCCGCGGGCAAAACCCAGGTGGAATGCGCAACGGAGAAATATTTTTGCCTGGTGGCAGAGATTGGCCAGTTTGGGAGATTGCTGTTCGTGCGCGCGACCCCGTTCGCCGAGCACGAGCAGGAAATCCAGCGCGAGCTGGCCGCCGCCATGGAACAGGCACTGCTGGCGCGACGCGGCGCCGCGCGACGGCCCTGGCATATGCAGCTGGCGCGGCGCAAAACCTGGTTTGCGCTATTTTTTTTCGGTGTGTGTCTGCTGCCTGTGCGCCAGAGCGTGCTCGCGCCGGCGACGCTGGCGGCTATCGATCCGCGCATCGTATCGGCAAAAACCGAGGGCGTGGTGCGCAGTATCGCCGTGGCACCCAACACCCGCATCAACAAGGGCGACCTGCTGTTTACGCTCGAATCCGCCGAGGTGGAGGCGGAGATCGGCAAGGTCAAACAGGAGATTTCCCTCTACAGTGAGCGCCTGCGTATGACGCGGCAATACAATTTCCAGGAGTCCAGCGCCGGCCACCGCCTGGCCCAGGCGCAGACGGATCTCGCCATCCGCCGCCTGGATCTCGACTACCAGCAGGACCTGCTGCAGAAAACCCGCGTGCGAGCGCCGGAATCCGGCGTGGCCATTTTTACCGAGCCGTCGGAGTGGATCGGCCGCCGCGTGCGCGCCGGGGAAAAAGTGATGGAAATCGTGCGCCCGGATGCGCGCCAGATCCAGGTCGACCTGCCCACCACCGATGCGATCCCTCTACCGGAGAGGGCGCAGGCGATTTTCTATGCGGAGGCGGACCCGCTGGCACCGATCAGGGGGCGCGTGCGCTACCAGAGCCTGCTCACCGCCGAGGGCGAAGACCTGCCGGCGAGCTATCGGGTCATTGCGCAGATCGAGGAGGACCAGCGCGATATCCGCATCAATACCAAGGGTTACGCACGGCTTTACGGCGCGCGTGTGCCGCTGATTTATTTTCTGCTGCGCCGGCCACTGGCCAATATGCGCCGCTGGCTGGGCGTCTGATCAACACAGTGAAATTATTAACCCGGCAATGGAATATTGCCGGGTTAATGCAGCGCATGGATGTGCCGCCGCCGAGCATAGCTCGGACACAAGCCCTTGAAAGACAAGGAGATCCACGCATCTTCGACAGTATTTGAAGGGCGGCTATCGCATATTTCAGGACGAAATATTTGATAGTCGGGTTAATAGTTTGACCACCGCCGGCTTGTCTGCGGCGCGAGGTAAATGGCAGGGCCCCATCAGCGCCTGCCTGTGTGTCATGAGGTAACTGGAGTAATTTGTGCAAAGCTGGCCGGTACTGCGCAGGGATTTGCA
This region of Microbulbifer sp. SAOS-129_SWC genomic DNA includes:
- a CDS encoding LacI family DNA-binding transcriptional regulator, giving the protein MTGIKEIAKAANVSPATVSRVLRNPELVAEAKRNQVLEVIKRTGYTPNSLGVSLRKSKTYNLVAIIPDVISAFNYPVIRAMESIALENGYSLLLGDTQELESRERSFAAMVRSRQADGILLFCARLPFDVDPEQPLADQLPPIVNACETVPFEGLPKVNINNMAAAEDAVDYLLSLGHRRIGVVAGNMTVPSTRDRLDGYKRALYRAGIPFDKDLLEVGDYGLEKAAQATRNLVARENRPSAIFAFSDEMAMSCMSTLHSLGYRIPDDFSVMGFDNISYANYCYPSLTTISQPMTEIGIACMELLLPQLNGEKMQPCNRMLPHKLIVRASTGPAPQ
- a CDS encoding TolC family protein, with product MRHVIPVSAFAISLGILSACSVTPTPVDQASIEERVGADWQTAFGAQQPISGPISLNEAIARAIAYNMDNRLKLMEAVVANRSLKLSRWDMLPEIAADAGYFHRNKQHFASSEDVNGNQSLAQSTSLDKTYRTAGLDLYWNVLDFGINYLAAKQSADGVMIAVERQRKLMQNVIMDVEYAYWMAQAAQRAEAQLPTLIEQTRRALSSSRQSAERGLRKAEASLSYRRELLEQLQQLVELQSHMYESRRELASLMGLPPGTDYRVANTRHSAAIRSPFASMDLQQLEQYGLRNRPELLEEDYRRRMAVDELRKSCLQLLPGLELHTGYRYDSNSYLLYNDWGESSLRLTWNLLHSVIAGRDEVGYARDNIALGDVRRAALTVAVLTQIDLAKSHLSRAQLNYQYAQEIADIDGQMAKQTRARWKSNQGSELESIKAATQDLVSSVRRDVSYADWRNASGKLGNSVGFSPEYYIDYRQPLELIEQQVADLRSSQASMELLPEGGYSPVGVKQRESVISDDPQAARHW
- a CDS encoding efflux RND transporter periplasmic adaptor subunit, giving the protein MGNIRTLCLALLAAVPLLAGAQAPAETAGDYADGSGAPAKLSAIHRVKLSSDLAAVITAVKVRDGDHFKRGDLLASFDCTELRAELDSAEAQRKITARQHDSNLELRRIGGNISQLELLQGEAQLADATAKAKVLKHRSGNCEVRAPFDGFVIKREVQPYQRAEVGMPLFELVDNRKLEVEAIVPSTWLSQLRAGRKFRVRINETGSTYQAQLQRIVPAVDPVTRTVRVIGIIEAPGALLIGGMSGEALFDIDATEPAAVAGVTQSER
- a CDS encoding HlyD family efflux transporter periplasmic adaptor subunit produces the protein MSASAPPGLLEKLNAFLALEKRLRGARSVAEIARIACCDCQALLRVDSCVYFRKPDLRALAAANVADVDNTSAEIHHFRSLLRGHAPAAGKTQVECATEKYFCLVAEIGQFGRLLFVRATPFAEHEQEIQRELAAAMEQALLARRGAARRPWHMQLARRKTWFALFFFGVCLLPVRQSVLAPATLAAIDPRIVSAKTEGVVRSIAVAPNTRINKGDLLFTLESAEVEAEIGKVKQEISLYSERLRMTRQYNFQESSAGHRLAQAQTDLAIRRLDLDYQQDLLQKTRVRAPESGVAIFTEPSEWIGRRVRAGEKVMEIVRPDARQIQVDLPTTDAIPLPERAQAIFYAEADPLAPIRGRVRYQSLLTAEGEDLPASYRVIAQIEEDQRDIRINTKGYARLYGARVPLIYFLLRRPLANMRRWLGV